In Candidatus Poribacteria bacterium, the DNA window TTAATTGAAAGCATTGAACTGCTACCAATTACAGACCGGATCCTGCAAATTGGAAGAATCTACACAGACCGACTGATAATGCCACAAGACCCACATGGTGATGCACTTCACGTAGCAATTGCCTCATTTCATAATGTGGATGCCATACTCACTTGGAACTTGGCACATATTGCAAATCCTAATAAGATTCATCTCATCCAGCGAATTAATCAGGAATTGGGTTTGTCCACTCCTGATTTAACAACTCCATTGGATTACTTAGGAGGCACTGACTAAAATGGAAAACGAAAAGACTATAGAATGCAGCATAATGGAAGAAGTTCACGAAATGAGACGTAAAGTCTCTGCGGAATTTGGGCACGATCTTAACCGATTGGTCGCATACTACCAAGAAGTAGAGAACGAAATGCGGAAGTCTGGCAAATACAAGTTTGCAGCTCTGCCAAACGAAAAGCCTGAATTTGAAGAAGATGTTTTTGACTCGACAGTTTTTGTCCAGTTGGCTCCTGAAGAACTTGAAGCTATTGAAACACTTGCCAAGTCGCGTGGAATGTCTCCTGCAAATTTAATTCGAGAGTGGGTTGTCGAACGTATTGATCAAATACATGCCACGTAAAAATATAGGAGGTGGCACGATGCAGGGAGAAATTCACTCCGCGCCGACACTCACCTACCCTTCCTCGGATGGCAAACCTATGGCAGAAACAGACAGACATCGTAAATTGATGGTGAATTTCATTCAGATGCTTGAACACCATTTCCGAGAGGTTAATAACATTTATGTATCTGGGAACCTACTGATATATTGCGAGGAGGGAAACCCGCGAAAATCTGTTGCTCCAGATGTATTTGTCGTTTTCGGTGTCGGGAAAAAAATGCGGTAGAAAGACTGAATGTAAGTTTCCCAAACAAGGAGGATGTTTGAATGAACAAAATGTCGAAAGTTTGGCAAGATTTAATCTCGTCAGGTTATAGAATTGATGTACACAACAAGTCAAAAGATCATTACATAGACTACGACAATGATGGAAAACTATTGGTGAAACACAACGAAGTAGTTATATTTACTATAACGGCTACAAAAACAGAAGAAGGAGGCCAGATTCTGGAACATTTTGAAGAATCAGATGAATCACCGAGAGATTTAATGGAGGAATTTCGCTTGCGAATGCGAGAAGAGTTATTATAACTGTCCATTATTTTCTATCCTAATGATATTGTGAGAGTGCCTCTTATGAAACGAACTTCTCCCCTTACTTTATCACTACCGCTTGTTGTGGTCCTTTTCTTATCAAACGGAAGTCTTGCACAAAACTACGTTCACTATGCAACCCTTACAGGAAATATACTCCACAGAGGGCACACACTTGGTGTCGAAAGTTTGGCATTCAGTCCTGATGGGCGTACGCTCGCAAGTGGAGGTTTTAGGGAAGTTATCTTATGGGATGTAACGAAAGGACACCACAAAGTCACTCTTATTGGACACACCAGTAGTGCTGAAAATGTTGTTTTCAGTCCTGATGGGCGTACGCTCGCAAGTAGTGGTGCTACTTTAGACGATAGTATCTATCTGTGGGATGCTATTTCCGGTGGACACTTAAAAACTCTGATGGAAGATCCTCCGATGGGTGTTGATAGTTTAGCATTTAGTCCTGATGGGCACATGCTGGCAGCTGGAGGTTTCGGGAGTGGATCCCCTAATCCTGGAATCGTTATTCTATGGGATGTCGGTACAGGACAGCATAGAAAAACGCTCATCGGACACACCTTGTCCGTCTATAGTTTAGCATTCAGTCCTGATAGTCACATACTTGCTAGCAAGAGTTTTGACGGGACCATCCGCCTATGGGATGCTAACACAGGACAACACAGAAAAACGCTTAAGCATTCAACGGGTATGGGTAATTCTACTGATGTAGTTTTCAGCCCTGATGGGCATACACTTGCTAGTGGAGGTTGGCAGGAGATTCGTTTATGGGATACTAACACAGGACGACATAAAAGAACGCTCACTGGGAATATAAATAATAATGTCCATAGCACAGTTTTCAGTCCTGATGGCAGTATGATCGCCGGGGCAAGCCATCTAGCACATCTATGGGATGCTAACACAGGACAACACAAAAAAACACTCAAGCGTCCGATTTACCCGAATGGTCCCATTAATAGTGTAGTTTTTAGTTCTGATGGCTATACACTCGCGGGTTGGGCCTCTTATGTCGATAACATCTACCTGTGGAACTCTGGTACAGGGGCACATCTGCAAACCCTCATTGGACATACAAATGAGGTGCATAGCGTAGTTTTCAGTCCTGATGGACGCGTTCTGGCCAGTGCAAGTAATGGCACAATCCGCTTATGGCAAGTAAATACCCCGCGATCGGTGGATCCAAATCCTTCTACACCGCCAAAATCTACCGCAGACCAAGTCTATGACAACGCCATCCGCTCCGTAATGTGGATAGTCAACCCGGGAATAGGTGAAGGCAGTGGTGTCTTAATCGACAAACAATTCAGACTCGCCATTACCAATGCCCACGTTACAAACGAACAGGATACAGTTGACGTATATTTCCCCGCGCTTGATGAAAAAGGTGAACTCATTAAAGATCGGAACTTCTACCTGACAAGTAGCGGCGTATTAAAACGCCTGGGCTATTATACCAAAGGACACGTTGTCGCGAAAAACGAGGAGACAGATCTCGCAATTATCAGCCTTGAGGGTCTTCCCGAAACGGTTCGCGAGATTGACTGGAACTTTACCACACCAACAACGAATACTGGCGATTTGGTTTACATCCTTGGCAATCCAGCTGGACAAGAATTATGGCGGTGGACGCTCGGTGAATATCTCAAAGATCATGGAGATTTCTTGCACATCCAATCCGATGTGTTTGGTGGTAATAGTGGCGGACCGGTGCTTAACAAACAGGGTGTCCTAATTGGCATTGTCGCACGGAGTGATAGACACATGAATGCATTGGCTACCCCCGTGAGGGACCTAAACCGCTTGCTGTCTGAATCGCAATTGAAACATTCACGATCCCTGAGATAAAATTGGACATGCAGGAGCACTGTCTGTTATACTGACGCTCTGGAAGGAGGTCATCTTAAATGGCATATAGCGATTTTACTTTAGAAGCAGCGGTAGAAACGTTTCATCTGGAAATTGTTGAACCTGTAGGCATTTTCTCTAATTTAGAGAGTGTTGATCCGGGAGACGATTTCACAACGCGGCTCACAATGAGAGCCCAGTTAGCCGATGCTATAAACACAGATAAAGCGAAGTCGGAATTGATTATCTCTAATGTCATCGCTGAACTCCGCCAACACCACAATTGCCGCATCAGTTTCTTTTCAGGAACCGATTTCGATGTTGATGCGGAAAACGGATTAACCGGTGTGTGCGATTTCTTGATCAGTCTATCACCGACGCAGCTTTTTATCAGAGCACCTGTTGCTATCCTCGTTGAAGTCCCTCCGATTGCGGGAAAGGATGAGTCTATAATCATTGGTCTTGGTCCATGCGTCGCGAAGATGGTCGCTGCACAACACTTCAATGCAAAAAAAGGGAGTGAAATCCCTTGTATCTATGGGGCTACGACCAAAGGCACAGAGTGGATGTTTCTCAAATTGGAAGAGCAAAGACTCAGTATAGATCTAAC includes these proteins:
- a CDS encoding ribbon-helix-helix domain-containing protein; amino-acid sequence: MENEKTIECSIMEEVHEMRRKVSAEFGHDLNRLVAYYQEVENEMRKSGKYKFAALPNEKPEFEEDVFDSTVFVQLAPEELEAIETLAKSRGMSPANLIREWVVERIDQIHAT
- a CDS encoding trypsin-like peptidase domain-containing protein, which encodes MKRTSPLTLSLPLVVVLFLSNGSLAQNYVHYATLTGNILHRGHTLGVESLAFSPDGRTLASGGFREVILWDVTKGHHKVTLIGHTSSAENVVFSPDGRTLASSGATLDDSIYLWDAISGGHLKTLMEDPPMGVDSLAFSPDGHMLAAGGFGSGSPNPGIVILWDVGTGQHRKTLIGHTLSVYSLAFSPDSHILASKSFDGTIRLWDANTGQHRKTLKHSTGMGNSTDVVFSPDGHTLASGGWQEIRLWDTNTGRHKRTLTGNINNNVHSTVFSPDGSMIAGASHLAHLWDANTGQHKKTLKRPIYPNGPINSVVFSSDGYTLAGWASYVDNIYLWNSGTGAHLQTLIGHTNEVHSVVFSPDGRVLASASNGTIRLWQVNTPRSVDPNPSTPPKSTADQVYDNAIRSVMWIVNPGIGEGSGVLIDKQFRLAITNAHVTNEQDTVDVYFPALDEKGELIKDRNFYLTSSGVLKRLGYYTKGHVVAKNEETDLAIISLEGLPETVREIDWNFTTPTTNTGDLVYILGNPAGQELWRWTLGEYLKDHGDFLHIQSDVFGGNSGGPVLNKQGVLIGIVARSDRHMNALATPVRDLNRLLSESQLKHSRSLR
- a CDS encoding type II toxin-antitoxin system VapC family toxin, with the protein product MQQETKKRIYIDTSIPSSYYTLRTDEDALAKQRRTQNWWNEYANQFSLTSSVAVIGELTRGRSEATQMRRALIESIELLPITDRILQIGRIYTDRLIMPQDPHGDALHVAIASFHNVDAILTWNLAHIANPNKIHLIQRINQELGLSTPDLTTPLDYLGGTD